One Malania oleifera isolate guangnan ecotype guangnan chromosome 9, ASM2987363v1, whole genome shotgun sequence DNA segment encodes these proteins:
- the LOC131164026 gene encoding monocopper oxidase-like protein SKU5, which produces MASRCSFVLFVAYVCLLFGFSLALDPFVSYEFEVTYITVSPLGVPQQVIAINEKFPGPVINVTTNNNVIVNVRNKLDEALLITWSGIQQRRNSWQDGVLGTNCPIPPNWNFTYQFQVKDQIGSYFYFPSINFQRAAGGVGSFIVNNREVIPIPFDNPDGDVILFIGDWYSKNHTDLRKALNGGEDLGMPDGVLINGKGPYKYNDTLVPDGIDFETITVHSGRTYRLRVHNVGVSTSLNFRIQNHNLLLVESEGSYTVQQNYTSLDIHVGQSYTFLVTMDQNASSDYYIVASARFVNESLWEKVTGVGILHYTNSKGNAKGPLPDAPNDEYDKTYSMNQARSIRWNVSASGARPNPQGSFRYGSINVTDVYVLRNKPPVNIDGKVRKTLNGISFHNPITPIRLADQFKLKGVYKLDFPKVPITGPPQLETSVINGTYRGFMEIILQNNETKVQSYHMSGYAFFVVGMDYGEWTENSRGTYNKWDGIARTTTQVYPGAWTAILVSLDNVGVWNLRTENLDSWYLGQETYVRVVNPEAPNKTELPMPDNVLYCGALSRLQKPQDINSAAPISGGKTKLILSLLLVIFSVIANVH; this is translated from the exons ATGGCTTCCCGGTGCTCTTTCGTGCTGTTTGTTGCCTACGTTTGCTTACTCTTTGGGTTCTCTCTAGCTTTAGATCCGTTTGTCAGCTACGAATTTGAGGTTACTTACATCACAGTTTCTCCTCTGGGTGTTCCTCAACAG GTGATTGCTATCAATGAAAAATTTCCTGGCCCAGTCATCAATGTGACTACTAATAACAATGTTATCGTCAATGTTCGGAACAAATTGGACGAGGCTCTCCTCATCACCTG GTCTGGTATTCAACAGAGAAGGAATTCTTGGCAAGATGGTGTTCTTGGCACCAACTGTCCAATCCCTCCCAACTGGAATTTTACCTACCAGTTTCAGGTGAAGGATCAGATTGGGAGCTACTTCTACTTCCCCTCAATTAATTTTCAAAGAGCAGCTGGGGGAGTGGGTAGCTTCATAGTAAATAATCGTGAAGTAATTCCTATTCCTTTTGATAACCCTGACGGGGATGTTATTCTTTTCATTGGTGATTGGTACAGCAAGAACCATACG GATTTGAGAAAGGCTCTTAATGGAGGGGAAGATCTTGGGATGCCTGATGGGGTTCTCATTAATGGGAAGGGCCCTTACAAATACAACGATACTCTTGTCCCTGATGGCATTGATTTTGAAACAATCACCGTCCACTCAG GCAGAACTTACCGTCTTCGTGTACACAATGTTGGAGTGTCGACTAGTTTGAACTTCAGGATCCAGAACCACAATCTGCTTCTTGTTGAGTCAGAGGGATCATACACAGTGCAGCAGAATTATACTAGCTTAGATATTCATGTTGGGCAGTCTTATACTTTTTTGGTAACTATGGATCAGAATGCAAGTAGTGATTACTACATTGTGGCAAGTGCTCGGTTTGTGAACGAGTCACTTTGGGAAAAAGTTACTGGGGTTGGCATCTTGCACTATACAAACTCCAAAGGAAATGCAAAAGGTCCCCTCCCTGATGCACCAAATGATGAATATGACAAAACCTATTCAATGAATCAGGCACGATCTATCAG GTGGAATGTATCTGCCAGTGGTGCTCGCCCTAACCCACAGGGATCTTTTAGATATGGCTCAATCAACGTGACTGATGTTTATGTGTTGAGAAACAAGCCACCAGTAAATATTGATGGGAAGGTGCGGAAAACACTCAATGGGATTTCATTTCACAATCCAATAACACCAATTAGGCTTGCTGACCAGTTCAAACTGAAGGGAGTCTACAAGCTTGATTTCCCAAAAGTGCCAATTACTGGACCGCCTCAGTTGGAAACATCAGTAATTAATGGCACGTATAGGGGATTTATGGAAATAATACTGCAGAACAATGAAACCAAGGTGCAGAGCTATCACATGAGTGGATATGCATTTTTTGTGGTTGG GATGGATTATGGTGAATGGACAGAGAATAGCAGGGGCACATACAATAAGTGGGATGGAATTGCACGCACCACAACTCAg GTTTATCCTGGTGCATGGACCGCAATTTTAGTCTCCCTGGACAATGTCGGTGTGTGGAACCTTAGAACTGAAAACCTTGACTCGTGGTATCTTGGCCAAGAAACATATGTAAGGGTTGTCAACCCCGAGGCTCCAAACAAGACTGAGTTGCCCATGCCAGATAATGTCCTGTACTGTGGTGCCCTTAGTCGTCTACAGAA GCCACAAGACATTAATTCAGCAGCACCAATTTCTGGCGGAAAAACAAAGCTCATCCTGAGTCTGCTGCTGGTGATATTTTCTGTGATTGCCAATGTCCACTAG